The following are from one region of the Jeongeupia sp. USM3 genome:
- the cyaY gene encoding iron donor protein CyaY, giving the protein MTESEFLAETDRIFSRIETALDDVDFDVDALRTGNVLELEFEDGSKVIVNRHVFNQEVWIAAKSGGYHYRHDGQRWTNTRGDGEFFADLAAAIALHAGEPFSFG; this is encoded by the coding sequence ATGACCGAATCCGAATTCCTCGCCGAAACCGACCGCATTTTCAGCCGCATCGAAACGGCACTCGACGACGTCGATTTCGACGTCGATGCATTGCGCACAGGCAACGTGCTCGAACTCGAGTTCGAGGACGGCAGCAAGGTCATCGTCAACCGGCATGTGTTCAACCAGGAAGTGTGGATCGCCGCGAAGAGCGGCGGCTATCACTACCGGCACGACGGTCAGCGCTGGACCAATACCCGCGGCGACGGCGAGTTCTTCGCCGATCTGGCCGCCGCGATCGCGCTGCACGCCGGCGAGCCGTTCTCGTTTGGCTGA
- the tldD gene encoding metalloprotease TldD, translating to MTALQTAHSMLLTPFGLDDKRLDQVFGALMHHDLDYADLYFQYSRAEAWSLDEGIVKSGSFHIDQGVGVRAISGEKTAFAYSDDIGLQPLLDAAGATRAIGRQGGNGVAVRHLPVPGHALYRPVDPLASLNEAAKVALLEQLERIARALDPRVVQVMASLASEYEVIFVARHDGHRAADVRPLVRLSLQVIVEQDGRREQGGAGGGGRFDYAYFSDDVLADYAKKAVDQALLNLDARPAPAGEMTVVLGNGWPGILLHEAIGHGLEGDFNRKGSSAFSGKIGQRVASAGITVIDDGTIPDRRGSLNVDDEGNPTNRTVLIEDGILKGYMQDSLNARLMGMPLTGNGRRESYAHLPMPRMTNTIMLGGDKDPGEILASVKRGLYAANFGGGQVDITSGKFVFSAAEAWYVEDGKLLYPVKGATLIGNGPDVLTRVSMIGNDMALDPGVGTCGKEGQSVPVGVGQPTLRVDGGLTVGGTA from the coding sequence ATGACCGCGCTCCAGACCGCCCACAGCATGCTGCTCACGCCGTTCGGCCTCGACGACAAGCGGCTCGACCAGGTGTTCGGTGCGCTGATGCACCACGACCTCGATTATGCCGACCTCTACTTCCAGTACAGTCGCGCCGAGGCATGGAGCCTGGACGAGGGCATCGTCAAGTCCGGCAGTTTCCACATCGACCAGGGCGTCGGCGTGCGGGCGATCTCGGGCGAGAAGACCGCCTTCGCCTATTCGGACGACATCGGCCTGCAGCCCTTGCTCGACGCCGCCGGCGCGACGCGCGCGATCGGCCGTCAGGGCGGCAACGGCGTCGCGGTCCGCCACCTGCCGGTGCCCGGACACGCGCTGTACCGGCCGGTCGACCCGCTTGCCAGCCTGAACGAAGCGGCCAAGGTCGCCCTGCTCGAGCAGCTTGAACGGATCGCGCGAGCGCTCGACCCGCGCGTCGTCCAGGTGATGGCGAGCCTCGCATCCGAGTACGAAGTGATTTTCGTCGCGCGCCACGACGGCCATCGCGCCGCCGACGTGCGCCCGCTGGTGCGGCTGAGCCTGCAGGTCATCGTCGAGCAGGACGGCCGGCGCGAGCAGGGCGGCGCCGGCGGCGGCGGCCGTTTCGACTATGCGTATTTCAGTGACGATGTGCTTGCCGACTACGCGAAGAAGGCCGTCGACCAGGCCTTGCTGAACCTCGACGCCCGGCCGGCGCCGGCCGGCGAGATGACCGTGGTGCTTGGCAACGGCTGGCCCGGCATCCTGCTGCACGAGGCGATCGGCCACGGCCTCGAAGGCGACTTCAACCGCAAGGGCTCGAGCGCGTTTTCGGGCAAGATCGGCCAGCGCGTCGCCAGCGCCGGCATCACCGTGATCGACGACGGCACGATTCCCGATCGCCGCGGCTCGCTCAACGTCGACGACGAAGGCAATCCGACCAATCGCACCGTGCTGATCGAGGACGGCATCCTCAAGGGCTATATGCAGGACAGCCTGAACGCACGGCTGATGGGCATGCCGCTGACCGGCAACGGCCGGCGCGAAAGCTATGCCCACCTGCCGATGCCGCGGATGACCAACACCATCATGCTCGGCGGCGACAAGGACCCGGGCGAGATTCTTGCGTCGGTCAAGCGCGGGCTGTACGCGGCCAATTTCGGCGGCGGTCAGGTCGACATCACCAGCGGCAAGTTCGTGTTTTCGGCCGCCGAAGCGTGGTACGTCGAGGACGGCAAGCTGCTGTATCCGGTCAAGGGCGCGACCCTGATCGGCAACGGCCCGGACGTGCTCACCCGCGTGTCGATGATCGGCAACGACATGGCGCTCGACCCGGGCGTCGGCACCTGCGGCAAGGAAGGCCAGAGCGTGCCGGTCGGTGTCGGCCAGCCGACGCTGCGTGTCGACGGCGGCCTGACCGTCGGCGGCACCGCGTGA
- a CDS encoding response regulator transcription factor, with protein sequence MRPIAIIDDDIAVRDALSLLFETREWPCAGFESAEHFLAEAQVADYACLVIDVRMTGMTGLELFAELQGAPYLPPVIFLTGHGDVPMAVSAVKGGASDFLEKPYDHKVLLAKVEEYLQNDTTARSNWETRQTLSERLASLTPREREVLRELLAGKLNKQIADALNISIKTVEVHRARIYAKLRVRSAVELAAQLKAVPIAEIAGEAGGES encoded by the coding sequence ATGCGGCCGATTGCCATCATCGACGACGACATCGCCGTGCGCGATGCGCTGTCACTGCTGTTTGAAACCCGCGAGTGGCCCTGCGCGGGCTTCGAGTCGGCCGAGCACTTCCTTGCCGAAGCGCAGGTGGCCGACTACGCCTGCCTGGTCATCGACGTCCGGATGACCGGCATGACCGGGCTCGAGCTGTTTGCCGAGCTGCAGGGGGCACCCTATCTGCCGCCGGTGATCTTCCTCACCGGCCACGGCGACGTGCCGATGGCGGTTTCGGCGGTCAAGGGCGGTGCCAGCGACTTTCTCGAGAAACCGTACGACCACAAGGTGCTGCTCGCCAAGGTCGAGGAATACCTGCAGAACGACACGACCGCGCGCAGCAACTGGGAAACGCGGCAGACGCTGTCGGAGCGGCTGGCGAGCCTGACGCCGCGCGAGCGCGAGGTATTGCGCGAGCTGCTGGCCGGCAAGCTCAACAAGCAGATCGCCGACGCGCTCAACATCAGCATCAAGACCGTCGAGGTCCATCGCGCCCGCATCTATGCCAAGCTGCGGGTCAGGTCGGCGGTCGAGCTCGCCGCACAGCTCAAGGCGGTACCGATCGCCGAGATCGCCGGCGAGGCCGGCGGCGAGAGCTGA
- a CDS encoding ComEA family DNA-binding protein produces MKKWFAAFVGMFLLCASVFAAVDLNTANQQQLEGLTGIGPSKAQAIIDYRNKNGAFKAPEDIMKVPGIKEGTYNKIKGEISVGGKVAAPTAAKASKASAPAAKDSKAKASAPAKK; encoded by the coding sequence ATGAAAAAATGGTTCGCCGCTTTCGTCGGCATGTTCCTGCTCTGCGCCTCGGTTTTCGCGGCCGTCGATCTTAACACCGCCAACCAGCAGCAACTCGAAGGCCTGACCGGCATCGGCCCGAGCAAGGCCCAGGCCATCATCGACTACCGCAACAAGAACGGCGCGTTCAAGGCGCCCGAAGACATCATGAAGGTCCCGGGCATCAAGGAAGGCACGTACAACAAGATCAAGGGCGAGATCAGCGTCGGCGGCAAGGTCGCGGCGCCGACAGCGGCCAAGGCAAGCAAGGCCAGCGCACCGGCCGCCAAGGACAGCAAGGCCAAGGCCAGCGCGCCGGCGAAGAAGTAA
- a CDS encoding PAS domain S-box protein: MSILFQRYRGQWPWLLAYLAIGLTLVVLLGYAAYDARQVRHSRASTLAQDLLWQEQAIRLHLQTNQNVIENLAYSLAAGAIRPADFAARADALMKANPEIVAIEYISREGKRLGGLPVYSARPNSLTPLNDPDLIDALDGAASLGRPTYSSVIYRSTPQVVLVVPYFRSTVYEGAVLASYALPQLMQLQVPWWMVQRYDLALIDRSGQALLPADYVAAPDRLSKEVAFDPPGNGLKLRASIRGESSPASRQIALLIASVLLLLAMLVWALTQMKQRMAERQRAEEALRDEIGFRAAMEDSLTTGLLAIGRDGELIYVNPGFCQLVGWRADELVGLMPPLPFWPPERLSHCASAFQAIRMGNAPTGGVQLRFMRRDGERFDVRLYASRLVDGRGEHRGWMASLYDTTEIRREREALATSRMQLRTVLEGLDASVSVTDARTGALLYRNRDHTRRFPLHADAECCLVPLGAWPPREATVEEYLDAASGRWFALQRRAIDWVDGRLVWLEIASDITERRHAAEEARLRDERLQHTARLVSMGEMASSLAHELNQPLAAIAGYAAAGDSLLQIEPPALSRARETLGKIGDQAARAGQIIRGIRNFVAKRAPREEECRIDALLKVPMELLAPLARKAQVQIGVDVPDGLPGFRGDGVMLEQVLFNLMKNGIEAMAALPPAPRMLNVKAREFDGGLEVSITDQGSGFSNPGSLFQPFFSTKPDGMGMGLNICRSVMEQHRGHLRVENPPEGGCRFVCRLPLTETKTEINEEKA, encoded by the coding sequence ATGTCCATCCTTTTCCAACGCTACCGCGGCCAGTGGCCGTGGCTTCTTGCCTATCTGGCGATCGGCCTGACGCTGGTCGTGCTGCTCGGCTACGCGGCGTACGATGCGCGGCAGGTCCGCCACAGCCGCGCCAGCACGCTGGCCCAGGATCTGCTGTGGCAGGAGCAGGCGATCCGGCTGCACCTGCAGACCAACCAGAACGTCATCGAGAACCTCGCGTACAGCCTTGCCGCCGGCGCGATCCGCCCGGCCGATTTCGCCGCGCGTGCCGACGCGCTGATGAAGGCCAATCCGGAAATCGTCGCGATCGAGTACATCAGCCGCGAGGGCAAGCGGCTCGGCGGCCTGCCGGTATACAGCGCCCGTCCCAACAGCCTGACGCCGCTCAACGACCCCGACCTGATCGACGCGCTCGATGGCGCGGCGTCGCTCGGGCGCCCGACGTATTCGTCGGTGATCTACCGCAGCACCCCGCAGGTCGTGCTGGTCGTGCCGTACTTCCGCAGCACCGTCTACGAGGGCGCGGTGCTGGCGAGCTACGCGCTGCCACAGCTGATGCAGTTGCAGGTGCCGTGGTGGATGGTCCAGCGCTACGACCTGGCGCTGATCGACCGGTCCGGGCAGGCGCTGCTGCCGGCCGACTATGTCGCGGCGCCGGACCGGCTGAGCAAGGAAGTCGCGTTCGACCCGCCCGGCAACGGCCTGAAACTGCGGGCGAGCATCCGCGGCGAATCGAGTCCGGCCAGCCGGCAGATCGCCTTGCTGATCGCCAGTGTGCTGTTGCTGCTGGCGATGCTGGTCTGGGCGCTGACGCAGATGAAGCAGCGCATGGCCGAACGCCAGCGTGCCGAGGAGGCGCTGCGCGACGAGATCGGCTTTCGCGCGGCGATGGAGGATTCGCTGACGACCGGCCTGCTGGCGATCGGGCGTGACGGCGAACTGATCTACGTGAATCCGGGTTTCTGCCAGCTCGTCGGCTGGCGGGCCGACGAACTCGTCGGGCTGATGCCGCCATTGCCGTTCTGGCCGCCCGAGCGGCTGTCGCATTGTGCCAGCGCCTTTCAGGCGATCCGGATGGGCAATGCGCCGACCGGCGGCGTGCAACTGCGCTTCATGCGTCGCGACGGCGAGCGCTTCGACGTGCGCCTGTACGCATCAAGGCTCGTCGACGGGCGCGGCGAACATCGCGGCTGGATGGCGTCGCTGTACGACACGACCGAAATCCGCCGCGAGCGCGAAGCGCTGGCGACGTCGCGAATGCAGCTCCGCACGGTGCTCGAGGGGCTCGATGCGTCGGTATCGGTGACCGATGCACGGACCGGCGCACTGTTGTACCGGAACCGCGACCATACCCGCCGCTTCCCGCTGCACGCCGATGCCGAGTGCTGCCTGGTGCCGCTCGGCGCATGGCCGCCGCGCGAGGCCACGGTCGAGGAGTACCTCGATGCCGCAAGCGGCCGCTGGTTCGCCCTGCAGCGCCGGGCGATCGACTGGGTCGACGGCCGGCTGGTCTGGCTCGAGATCGCTTCCGACATCACCGAACGCCGCCACGCGGCCGAGGAGGCGCGCCTGCGCGACGAGCGGCTGCAGCACACGGCGCGGCTCGTCAGCATGGGCGAAATGGCGTCGAGTCTGGCGCACGAACTCAACCAGCCGCTGGCGGCCATTGCCGGTTATGCCGCCGCCGGCGACAGCCTGCTGCAGATCGAGCCGCCGGCACTCTCGAGAGCGCGCGAGACGCTCGGCAAGATCGGCGACCAGGCCGCCCGGGCGGGGCAGATCATCCGCGGCATCCGCAACTTCGTCGCCAAGCGGGCGCCGCGCGAAGAGGAATGCCGGATCGACGCACTGCTCAAGGTGCCGATGGAGCTGCTCGCGCCGCTGGCGCGCAAGGCGCAGGTGCAGATCGGCGTCGATGTCCCCGACGGCCTGCCCGGTTTCCGCGGCGACGGCGTGATGCTCGAGCAGGTATTGTTCAACCTGATGAAGAACGGCATCGAGGCAATGGCCGCACTGCCGCCGGCGCCGCGTATGCTGAATGTGAAGGCGCGCGAGTTCGACGGCGGCCTCGAGGTCAGCATTACCGATCAGGGCAGCGGGTTCAGCAATCCGGGCAGCCTGTTCCAGCCGTTTTTCAGTACCAAGCCCGACGGCATGGGCATGGGGCTCAATATTTGCCGTTCGGTGATGGAACAGCACCGCGGGCATCTGCGGGTAGAAAACCCGCCGGAAGGCGGCTGCCGCTTCGTATGCAGGCTGCCGCTGACCGAGACCAAGACAGAAATCAACGAGGAGAAAGCCTGA
- a CDS encoding YqaA family protein, which produces MADALWLPGLFASAFLSATLLPGNSELALAAYLYQAPQQWLIAVAVATLGNTLGGVVTVWMGRRLPRKELSPRTAWLARWGPLSLALSWVPVVGDALCAAAGWLRWPWKQILPWLIAGKLLRYLALVPLARAAAGT; this is translated from the coding sequence TTGGCTGACGCCTTGTGGTTGCCGGGCCTGTTTGCTTCGGCCTTCCTGTCGGCGACACTTTTGCCGGGGAACTCCGAACTGGCGCTGGCAGCCTATCTGTATCAAGCGCCGCAGCAATGGCTAATCGCTGTCGCCGTCGCGACGCTGGGCAATACGCTCGGCGGCGTGGTGACGGTCTGGATGGGCCGGCGCCTGCCGCGCAAGGAACTGTCGCCGCGCACCGCCTGGCTGGCGCGCTGGGGGCCGCTGTCGCTGGCGCTGAGCTGGGTGCCGGTGGTCGGCGACGCGCTGTGCGCCGCCGCCGGCTGGCTGCGCTGGCCATGGAAGCAGATATTGCCGTGGCTGATCGCGGGCAAGCTGCTGCGCTATCTTGCCCTTGTTCCCCTCGCCCGCGCCGCCGCGGGCACCTGA
- the hpnC gene encoding squalene synthase HpnC: protein MMSVTPQQSVEHYENFPVASILLPRRFRKPVAAVYHFARHADDLADEGDATPAERLAALGECSAELARIEAGEDAETARYRALATVVRDYGVPVSLCEDLLSAFRQDVTQSRYADFGELVQYCRRSANPVGRILLHIFGAVNPRHLAMSDGICTALQLVNFWQDVAIDWAKDRVYLPQDELARFGVTEAQIAEGRVDVAWQRLMRFQVDRTRRMLKAGAPLANALPGRVGFELRLTVLGAATVLDKLDACGYDVFRRRPVLGKGDWPRILWRAWRKK, encoded by the coding sequence ATGATGAGCGTAACCCCGCAGCAATCGGTCGAACATTACGAGAATTTTCCGGTTGCCTCGATCCTGCTGCCACGGCGCTTCCGCAAGCCGGTGGCCGCCGTCTACCACTTCGCCCGTCATGCCGACGACCTGGCCGACGAGGGCGACGCCACGCCGGCCGAACGCCTGGCCGCGCTGGGCGAGTGCAGCGCCGAGCTCGCGCGGATCGAGGCTGGCGAGGATGCCGAAACCGCGCGCTACCGGGCGCTGGCGACGGTCGTCCGCGACTACGGCGTGCCGGTGTCACTGTGCGAAGACCTGCTGTCGGCGTTCCGCCAAGACGTCACCCAAAGCCGTTACGCCGACTTCGGCGAGCTGGTCCAGTACTGCCGGCGTTCGGCCAATCCGGTTGGGCGCATCCTGCTGCACATTTTCGGCGCCGTGAATCCGCGCCACCTGGCGATGTCCGACGGCATCTGCACTGCCTTGCAACTGGTCAATTTCTGGCAGGACGTCGCGATCGACTGGGCCAAGGATCGCGTCTACCTGCCGCAGGACGAACTGGCGCGCTTCGGCGTGACCGAGGCGCAGATCGCCGAGGGCCGCGTCGACGTGGCGTGGCAGCGGCTGATGCGCTTCCAGGTCGACCGGACGCGCCGGATGCTCAAGGCCGGTGCGCCGCTGGCGAATGCGCTGCCGGGCCGCGTCGGTTTCGAGCTGCGCCTGACGGTGCTCGGTGCCGCGACGGTGCTCGACAAGCTCGATGCCTGCGGCTACGACGTGTTCCGCCGGCGGCCGGTGCTCGGCAAGGGCGACTGGCCGCGCATCCTCTGGCGCGCGTGGCGGAAGAAATAA
- a CDS encoding thermonuclease family protein codes for MARRMGQKEVRALTTLFTARSWPARIGALLVLAIAAWAWWNEGRAAPGVLAAGQSLQGTVVGIADGDTITLLDADRREYRLRLAFIDAPEKAQPYGNAAKQHLSDRVYRRTVDAEVVDVDRYRRGVALVRLDGEDINHAQVKAGLAWHYTRYADKQPRGDFDAYTAAQQAARDGRLGLWQQPGAEPPWDFRRNKRTAE; via the coding sequence ATGGCGAGACGGATGGGGCAGAAGGAAGTCCGCGCGCTGACGACGCTGTTCACCGCGCGCTCGTGGCCGGCGCGAATCGGTGCGCTGCTGGTGCTGGCGATCGCGGCGTGGGCATGGTGGAACGAGGGCAGGGCGGCCCCGGGCGTGCTGGCGGCGGGGCAGTCGCTGCAAGGGACCGTCGTCGGTATCGCCGACGGCGATACGATCACGCTGCTCGACGCCGACCGGCGCGAGTACCGCTTGCGGCTGGCCTTCATCGATGCGCCCGAAAAGGCCCAGCCGTACGGCAACGCGGCCAAGCAGCACCTGTCGGACCGGGTCTACCGCAGGACGGTGGACGCCGAGGTGGTCGATGTCGACCGCTACCGGCGCGGTGTCGCGCTGGTGCGGCTCGACGGCGAGGACATCAACCACGCGCAGGTGAAGGCCGGGCTGGCCTGGCATTACACGCGCTACGCGGACAAGCAGCCGCGTGGCGATTTCGACGCCTACACGGCGGCGCAGCAGGCGGCACGCGACGGCCGCCTCGGCCTGTGGCAGCAGCCCGGTGCCGAGCCGCCGTGGGATTTCCGCCGCAACAAGCGTACGGCCGAGTGA
- a CDS encoding DUF3088 family protein — MTDTLYLLTPGYDVDGHGPHFCADCATVEGFLAYYPQLAGLFAIKRIGFSRPRPELVPLLGEAHQGCPVLVLGADSTFDADLPVLSANGRRFIDEPKAILRYLGRKHGVGTPS, encoded by the coding sequence GTGACGGACACGCTCTACCTGCTGACCCCGGGTTACGACGTCGACGGCCATGGGCCGCACTTCTGCGCCGACTGCGCGACCGTCGAAGGCTTCCTCGCCTACTACCCGCAGCTCGCCGGGCTTTTCGCGATCAAGCGCATCGGCTTCAGCCGGCCGCGGCCCGAACTGGTGCCGCTGCTGGGTGAAGCGCATCAGGGCTGCCCGGTGTTGGTGCTCGGCGCCGACAGCACGTTTGACGCCGATCTGCCGGTCCTGAGTGCCAACGGCCGGCGCTTCATCGACGAACCGAAGGCGATCCTGCGCTATCTGGGTCGCAAGCACGGCGTCGGCACGCCGTCCTGA
- a CDS encoding carbon-nitrogen hydrolase family protein: protein MNTTTAAAIQMVSTPDVADNLRTAAGLIERAAGDGATLAVLPEYFAIMGQRDTDKLAIVEAFGNGLIQDFLADQAERHGIWLVGGTVPLAAPGARRIRNASLVFDPAGICVGRYDKIHLFGFDNGSEHYAEADTIEAGDTPLVIDTPFGRLGVAVCYDLRFPELFRTVGEVDIWVLPAAFTATTGRAHWETLLRARAIENQCFIVAAGQGGVHSTGRETWGHSLIVDPWGQVLACRETGAGLASAELKASQLERVRKVLPALTHRRL from the coding sequence ATGAACACCACGACCGCAGCGGCGATCCAGATGGTTTCGACCCCGGATGTCGCCGACAACCTCAGGACCGCCGCCGGACTGATCGAACGGGCGGCGGGCGACGGCGCCACGCTGGCGGTGCTGCCCGAGTACTTCGCGATCATGGGGCAGCGCGATACCGACAAGCTCGCCATCGTCGAAGCGTTCGGCAACGGGCTGATCCAGGACTTCCTCGCCGACCAGGCCGAACGCCACGGCATCTGGCTCGTCGGCGGCACGGTGCCGCTGGCGGCGCCGGGCGCCAGACGCATCCGCAATGCCAGCCTGGTATTCGACCCGGCCGGCATCTGCGTCGGCCGCTACGACAAGATCCACCTGTTCGGCTTCGACAACGGCAGCGAGCATTACGCCGAGGCCGACACGATCGAGGCCGGCGACACGCCGCTGGTGATCGACACGCCGTTCGGCCGGCTCGGTGTTGCCGTCTGCTACGACCTGCGCTTTCCCGAGCTGTTCCGTACCGTCGGCGAGGTCGACATCTGGGTGCTGCCGGCGGCGTTCACCGCAACGACCGGCCGTGCGCACTGGGAAACGCTGCTGCGGGCGCGGGCGATCGAGAACCAGTGCTTCATCGTCGCCGCCGGCCAGGGCGGCGTCCACTCGACCGGGCGCGAGACCTGGGGGCACAGCCTGATCGTCGATCCGTGGGGCCAGGTGCTCGCGTGCCGCGAGACCGGCGCCGGCCTGGCCAGTGCCGAACTCAAGGCCAGCCAGCTCGAGCGCGTGCGCAAGGTCTTGCCGGCGCTGACCCACCGCCGGCTGTAG
- a CDS encoding enoyl-CoA hydratase/isomerase family protein has translation MVRFGSIRAGNGALVGTLTLDAPARLNAQTLAMVDAMLAQLDAWQADPEVVAVLVSASGQRAFCAGGDIRALYDAMVTPGHLDRGDRFFTHEYLLCHRIRHFPKPVIAWGFGAIMGGGWGLYSSASHRLLTADAQLAMPEVSIGLFPDVGASRWLHALPDGLGRFLALTGSRINAADALASGAAHGLADAGARAELDKALAALHWLGERRHDDDMLDDWLAGFARRHPTPVPAPHWSHERHHVEGLVGGDRLDDIDARLHRNAGDEGWLARGCAQYAAGSPTSAALIWRLAERAREIDDDALLALETETAHFCLRHGDFREGVRAKLVDRDGAPRWQPAALADALAQPLPCQPAYNAARST, from the coding sequence ATGGTCCGCTTTGGCAGTATCCGCGCCGGCAACGGCGCGCTGGTCGGCACGCTGACGCTCGACGCGCCGGCCCGGCTCAACGCGCAGACGCTGGCGATGGTCGACGCGATGCTTGCGCAGCTCGACGCATGGCAGGCCGATCCCGAGGTCGTCGCCGTGCTGGTCTCGGCGTCCGGCCAGCGTGCCTTCTGCGCCGGCGGCGACATCCGCGCGCTGTACGACGCGATGGTCACGCCCGGCCATCTCGACCGCGGCGACCGCTTCTTCACGCACGAATACCTGCTGTGCCACCGTATCCGCCATTTCCCGAAGCCGGTGATCGCCTGGGGATTCGGCGCGATCATGGGCGGCGGCTGGGGGCTGTACTCGTCGGCGAGCCACCGGCTGTTGACGGCCGACGCGCAACTGGCGATGCCCGAGGTCTCGATCGGCCTGTTCCCGGACGTCGGTGCCAGCCGCTGGCTGCATGCGCTGCCCGACGGACTCGGACGCTTCCTTGCGCTGACCGGCAGCCGGATCAACGCCGCCGATGCGCTGGCCAGCGGTGCGGCGCACGGCCTTGCCGACGCCGGCGCACGCGCAGAGCTCGACAAGGCGCTGGCGGCGCTGCACTGGCTGGGCGAGCGTCGCCACGACGACGACATGCTGGACGACTGGCTCGCCGGATTCGCTCGCCGCCATCCGACGCCGGTGCCGGCGCCACACTGGTCGCACGAACGCCACCATGTCGAAGGCCTGGTCGGCGGCGACCGGCTCGACGATATCGATGCACGACTGCACCGCAATGCCGGGGACGAGGGCTGGCTGGCGCGCGGCTGTGCGCAGTACGCGGCCGGTTCGCCGACGTCGGCCGCGCTGATCTGGCGACTGGCCGAACGCGCACGCGAGATCGACGACGACGCGCTGCTGGCACTGGAAACCGAAACCGCACACTTTTGCCTGCGTCATGGCGACTTTCGCGAAGGCGTGCGCGCCAAGCTCGTCGACCGCGACGGCGCACCGCGCTGGCAGCCGGCGGCGCTGGCGGATGCACTGGCGCAGCCGCTGCCCTGCCAGCCGGCGTACAATGCCGCGCGCAGCACTTGA
- a CDS encoding Bax inhibitor-1/YccA family protein has translation MQLNTARYGGESLAVERNRVLRNTYFLLALSMLPTAAGALLGISMQFAMSPMMGVILFLGVSFGAFFAIEKTKNSGMGVVLLLAYTGFMGLWLSQILQVALRFSNGAQMIGTAAVGTAAIFFTLSAIATVTKKDFSFMGKFLMIGVVMLILASLGNLFFQIPALSLAISAVAVLIFSAFILVDTSRIVNGGETNYVTATLQLYLNIYNLFISLLNILMAFSGNNRN, from the coding sequence ATGCAACTCAACACCGCCCGTTACGGCGGCGAATCGCTCGCCGTTGAGCGTAACCGAGTCCTGCGCAATACCTATTTCCTGTTGGCGCTGTCGATGCTGCCGACCGCCGCCGGCGCGCTGCTGGGCATTTCGATGCAGTTCGCGATGTCGCCGATGATGGGCGTGATCCTGTTCCTTGGCGTCAGCTTCGGTGCGTTCTTCGCGATCGAAAAAACCAAGAACAGCGGTATGGGCGTGGTGCTGCTGCTGGCGTACACCGGTTTCATGGGCCTGTGGCTGTCGCAGATCCTCCAGGTCGCGCTGCGCTTCTCCAACGGCGCGCAGATGATCGGCACCGCCGCAGTCGGCACCGCTGCGATCTTCTTCACGCTGTCGGCGATCGCGACGGTGACGAAGAAGGATTTCAGCTTCATGGGCAAGTTCCTGATGATCGGCGTCGTCATGCTGATCCTGGCCTCGCTCGGCAACCTGTTCTTCCAGATCCCGGCGTTGTCGCTGGCGATTTCGGCGGTGGCGGTGCTGATCTTCTCGGCGTTCATCCTCGTCGACACCAGCCGTATCGTGAACGGCGGCGAAACCAACTACGTGACCGCCACGCTGCAGCTCTACCTGAACATCTACAACCTGTTCATCAGCCTGCTGAACATCCTGATGGCGTTCTCGGGCAACAACCGCAACTGA
- a CDS encoding lipoprotein: protein MRALAPLLVLMLAACGFKGPLYLPPPGWKPPETRAEMNKRKAAEASAAAAEKAAASAPAAEAASAPAAQ from the coding sequence ATGCGCGCACTCGCCCCGCTCCTCGTCCTGATGCTCGCCGCCTGCGGCTTCAAGGGCCCGCTCTACCTGCCGCCGCCGGGCTGGAAGCCGCCGGAAACCCGCGCCGAGATGAACAAGCGCAAGGCTGCCGAAGCCAGCGCCGCCGCCGCCGAGAAAGCCGCTGCCTCCGCACCGGCCGCCGAAGCGGCTAGCGCGCCGGCTGCGCAGTAA